The following proteins come from a genomic window of Polaribacter dokdonensis:
- a CDS encoding RNA polymerase sigma factor, with protein MSSYFYNTSILPFAGIIIKLCRAYTSSQQDFEDYYQEVCLQIWRSKDNFREESQWSTWVYRISLNVCLTLLKKKKNNVQHFVSDSITAEETENNYAFSDESLNLLYDAIRKLSEIDRAVIMLYLEEKSQKEIAEIIGTNPNNIGVRVKRIKTRLKKLLDGKIN; from the coding sequence TTGAGTAGCTATTTTTACAACACATCCATTTTACCATTCGCAGGAATAATTATCAAATTATGTCGAGCTTACACCAGTTCACAACAAGATTTTGAAGACTATTACCAAGAAGTGTGTTTACAAATCTGGAGGAGTAAAGACAATTTTCGCGAAGAATCGCAATGGAGCACTTGGGTGTATCGCATTTCATTAAACGTCTGTTTAACCTTACTTAAGAAAAAGAAAAACAATGTTCAGCATTTTGTGTCTGATTCTATAACTGCTGAAGAAACCGAAAACAACTACGCGTTTTCAGACGAATCTCTAAATTTATTATATGATGCCATAAGAAAACTATCGGAAATAGATAGAGCCGTTATCATGCTTTATTTGGAAGAAAAATCGCAAAAGGAAATTGCTGAAATTATAGGAACGAACCCAAATAATATTGGTGTACGTGTTAAAAGAATTAAAACTAGATTAAAAAAATTATTAGATGGAAAAATCAATTGA
- a CDS encoding LytR/AlgR family response regulator transcription factor, producing the protein MIKYIIVDDETASHDNIKDYASNLSYLSFQKSCYNAFEALDYLNKHSIDLIFLDINMPKLSGLEFLKTLSNPPKIIITTAYKEFALEGYELNIDDYLLKPFNFSRFVKSVSKVSDALSIKASPIQNTETIEDTKIFIKEDKKYYQIKLKDILFLEAYGNYVKINMVDKVIVSHQTLTSFTHNLPETQFIRIHKSFIISIDKIELIEGNRIHLRNHKIPIGKMYKLNVNRLIK; encoded by the coding sequence ATGATAAAATATATAATTGTAGACGACGAAACTGCCTCTCATGATAATATTAAAGATTATGCGAGTAATTTGTCTTATCTATCATTCCAAAAAAGTTGTTATAATGCTTTTGAAGCCCTAGACTATTTAAATAAGCATTCTATTGACCTTATTTTTTTAGATATAAATATGCCAAAGCTTTCTGGTTTAGAGTTTTTAAAAACACTTTCTAATCCGCCAAAAATTATCATTACTACAGCCTACAAGGAATTTGCCTTAGAAGGTTATGAATTGAATATTGACGATTATTTATTAAAACCATTTAATTTCAGTCGTTTTGTAAAATCTGTTAGTAAAGTTTCCGATGCATTATCAATTAAAGCCAGCCCAATACAAAATACGGAAACCATAGAAGACACTAAGATTTTTATAAAGGAAGATAAAAAATACTACCAGATAAAGTTAAAGGACATTCTGTTTTTAGAAGCCTATGGAAACTATGTAAAAATTAATATGGTTGATAAAGTGATTGTTTCTCATCAAACGCTAACATCCTTTACACATAATTTACCAGAGACACAATTTATAAGGATTCACAAATCTTTTATTATCTCAATAGATAAAATAGAATTAATTGAAGGTAATAGAATACATCTAAGGAATCACAAAATTCCAATAGGGAAAATGTATAAGCTTAATGTAAATCGATTAATAAAATAA
- a CDS encoding sensor histidine kinase, with protein sequence MTQKKLFKTSAIVSGIILVLMLILRNAQSEIFAVLSSSLGLVVFYTLLNYLFQTEKIKFGTSNLRLKYLFLGISIPLLIFAIDATTDLDGGFLKNSVRILLAIAVAYLIFYWTYEYRKSIQKLKKDKLEAELMLLKNQINPHFFFNTLNNLYALIKKDADAAQDYVLKLSDLMRFTIYDSGKENVQLKDEIDYLINFIDLQTARYHKDIDVNFEKSIKNPETKVAPLLFIILLENAFKHGIEKATDNAFVHLQLIEDENKISFTVKNNYDAEESSEDKGIGLENLKDRLNLLYPNTHQLYNKIEENTYSTTLDIYKK encoded by the coding sequence ATGACACAAAAAAAACTATTTAAAACATCGGCAATTGTATCAGGCATCATCCTTGTATTGATGCTAATCTTAAGAAACGCTCAAAGCGAAATATTCGCAGTGCTTTCAAGTTCATTGGGTTTAGTAGTCTTTTACACCCTTTTGAATTATCTCTTTCAAACTGAAAAAATAAAATTTGGGACTTCTAACCTTCGATTAAAATATCTCTTTTTAGGAATAAGTATTCCGCTTTTAATATTTGCTATTGATGCTACTACAGATTTAGATGGAGGCTTTCTAAAGAATAGCGTAAGAATTCTTTTAGCAATTGCAGTTGCTTATTTAATTTTCTATTGGACCTACGAATACCGAAAAAGTATTCAAAAACTTAAAAAGGATAAATTAGAAGCCGAATTGATGCTATTAAAAAATCAAATAAATCCTCATTTTTTCTTTAACACACTTAACAATTTGTATGCCTTAATAAAAAAGGATGCTGATGCAGCTCAAGACTATGTCCTAAAATTATCAGATTTAATGCGATTCACTATTTACGATAGCGGAAAGGAAAACGTGCAGTTAAAAGATGAAATAGATTATTTAATAAATTTTATTGATTTACAAACTGCCAGATACCATAAAGACATTGATGTGAATTTTGAAAAATCAATTAAAAATCCAGAAACAAAAGTGGCACCTTTGTTATTCATTATCTTGCTAGAAAATGCTTTTAAACATGGCATTGAAAAAGCAACAGATAATGCATTTGTTCATTTACAACTTATTGAAGATGAAAATAAAATAAGTTTCACAGTTAAAAACAATTATGATGCTGAAGAATCATCAGAAGACAAAGGTATTGGGCTCGAAAATTTAAAAGATCGCTTAAATTTATTATATCCAAACACACATCAATTGTATAATAAAATTGAAGAAAACACCTATTCAACAACATTAGATATATATAAGAAATGA
- a CDS encoding serine hydrolase domain-containing protein, whose protein sequence is MKTLITIITMALSTLFVNAQMTAEKELQKALDESTAIALKKHNVPGMAIAIIKNDQVIIKKGYGFSDIKSGETPSSTTGFNIGSISKMFTAWGIMKLVEEGSLRLDAPASNYISGWKLPASEFDANKVTIRNLLQHTAGLSVHGYNGYESKNELTSIRQSLSGTSNPDEAVKLIMEPESKWQYSGGGYSILQLVIEEVSGNSFADYMQKSIFKPLKMKHTSFDINKKILKNSAKAYDEEAKEIPLRLFNAQAAAGLHTTIDDLILFAKASFSRNPVLSEESIALLIEPTELSKGNYGMGYMEMNRFGDFTLNGHGGSNEGWQSGFMLDFKSKSGIIILTNGSNGRNVLFGSMKDWAQWHGSN, encoded by the coding sequence ATGAAAACTTTAATTACAATTATTACAATGGCATTATCGACCTTATTCGTAAATGCACAAATGACAGCTGAAAAGGAGCTACAAAAAGCTTTAGATGAATCTACAGCTATTGCTTTGAAAAAACATAATGTTCCTGGTATGGCAATCGCAATTATTAAAAATGATCAAGTGATTATTAAAAAAGGATATGGATTTTCTGATATAAAAAGCGGAGAAACACCTAGCAGTACAACAGGATTTAATATTGGATCTATATCAAAAATGTTTACTGCTTGGGGAATTATGAAATTAGTAGAAGAAGGAAGTCTTCGATTAGACGCTCCTGCTTCCAATTATATTTCAGGTTGGAAATTGCCAGCTAGTGAGTTTGATGCTAATAAAGTAACCATTAGAAATTTATTGCAGCATACAGCAGGTTTATCTGTACATGGTTATAATGGGTATGAATCTAAAAATGAATTAACATCCATTAGGCAATCGCTATCTGGAACTTCCAATCCAGATGAAGCCGTAAAGCTTATAATGGAGCCTGAAAGTAAATGGCAATATTCTGGTGGAGGTTATTCTATACTGCAACTTGTCATAGAAGAGGTAAGTGGTAACTCGTTTGCAGACTACATGCAAAAAAGCATATTTAAACCTTTAAAAATGAAGCATACGAGTTTCGATATCAATAAAAAGATATTAAAAAATTCTGCTAAAGCGTATGATGAAGAAGCAAAGGAAATACCGTTGCGCCTTTTTAATGCTCAAGCAGCAGCGGGTTTGCATACAACCATAGATGATCTAATTCTATTTGCAAAAGCATCATTTTCAAGAAATCCTGTTTTGTCAGAAGAAAGCATTGCTCTTTTAATAGAACCTACCGAACTATCAAAAGGGAATTACGGAATGGGTTATATGGAAATGAATCGTTTTGGAGATTTCACATTGAACGGTCATGGAGGTTCTAACGAAGGTTGGCAATCTGGTTTTATGCTCGATTTTAAATCAAAATCTGGTATTATTATACTTACCAATGGCTCTAATGGAAGGAATGTCTTATTTGGAAGTATGAAAGATTGGGCTCAATGGCATGGAAGTAACTAA
- a CDS encoding CPBP family intramembrane glutamic endopeptidase, which yields MNNIEQQKKSFNIKILLEIAIVFLTILSIKYLADYFNLIGAGSIAIWCGIIVSTVLMKQKKLKWKEFGFQFPIGIKNWLINILIAIGIVTLVFSIMGFIVKPTLESFGLTNPADVADRFAFFMGKPLVFIVYLITVVWFGAALGEELLFRGYLLNRLIDFTGNNKLGIIIALIIHTIIFGMLHIYQGLAGVIATGCIALIFGSVYFIIKRKLFPIIIAHGIINSLSLIGLYLNDGVIS from the coding sequence ATGAATAATATAGAACAACAAAAGAAATCTTTTAATATTAAAATTCTTTTAGAAATAGCAATTGTATTCCTTACAATATTGAGCATAAAATACCTTGCAGATTATTTCAACTTGATTGGTGCTGGCTCAATAGCAATTTGGTGCGGAATTATAGTTAGTACAGTTTTAATGAAACAAAAAAAACTAAAATGGAAAGAATTTGGATTTCAGTTTCCAATAGGCATAAAAAATTGGTTGATTAATATATTAATAGCAATTGGAATTGTAACACTAGTATTTTCAATTATGGGATTCATAGTGAAACCAACATTGGAAAGTTTCGGTCTAACGAATCCAGCAGATGTAGCAGATAGATTTGCCTTTTTTATGGGAAAACCTCTTGTGTTTATAGTCTACCTAATTACAGTTGTTTGGTTTGGTGCAGCGTTAGGTGAAGAATTGTTATTTCGCGGATATTTACTAAATAGATTGATCGATTTTACTGGAAATAATAAATTGGGAATAATTATAGCATTAATTATTCATACTATAATATTTGGAATGCTACATATTTACCAAGGACTAGCAGGTGTTATTGCTACTGGTTGTATTGCCCTAATATTTGGTTCAGTCTATTTTATAATTAAGCGAAAACTTTTTCCTATAATAATTGCACATGGAATTATTAACTCTCTTAGTCTTATTGGATTATATCTAAATGATGGCGTTATAAGTTAG
- a CDS encoding TetR/AcrR family transcriptional regulator, giving the protein MKSTKEKILDNSRHLFNEQSYSSVTIRMIAKSLKMSSGNLNYHFKKREEILEALYFEMTKEFDYRLLNFPKMEVSINQIKIEIKLTMKRMIDYQFFWTDLFNIINLNDNIKTHFHKIYDARFESYIFLFTQLKKNKLMKVSILDWECQNLAEQMIVYSNTWLYSTVLYGGRINESIIEKKANTLLSILYPYLTVKGKKEFYKIIDSNKR; this is encoded by the coding sequence ATGAAATCGACAAAAGAAAAAATATTGGATAATTCAAGGCACTTATTTAATGAGCAATCTTATAGTTCAGTAACTATTAGAATGATTGCAAAATCATTAAAGATGAGTTCAGGGAATTTAAATTATCATTTTAAAAAACGTGAAGAAATTTTGGAGGCTTTATATTTTGAAATGACAAAAGAATTTGACTATAGACTCTTAAATTTCCCTAAGATGGAAGTTTCTATAAATCAAATAAAAATTGAGATTAAGTTAACGATGAAGCGAATGATTGATTATCAATTTTTCTGGACAGACTTATTTAATATCATAAATTTAAATGATAATATAAAAACACATTTTCATAAAATATATGATGCACGATTTGAGAGTTATATCTTTTTATTTACTCAATTAAAAAAGAATAAATTAATGAAAGTATCTATACTGGATTGGGAATGCCAAAATCTTGCCGAACAAATGATTGTTTATAGTAATACTTGGTTGTATTCTACCGTATTATATGGAGGGAGAATTAATGAGAGTATAATAGAAAAAAAAGCAAATACTTTATTAAGTATTCTTTATCCTTATCTTACTGTAAAAGGAAAGAAAGAATTTTATAAAATTATAGATTCTAATAAAAGATAA
- a CDS encoding GPP34 family phosphoprotein, which translates to MTDLNLIDKYLLLALDDEKGKFNSGPFALTYGLSGAIFLELSLRESISIVDKKVVDCKLKTA; encoded by the coding sequence ATGACTGATTTAAATTTGATAGATAAATACCTGCTACTAGCATTAGATGATGAAAAAGGAAAATTTAATTCAGGCCCTTTTGCTTTAACCTATGGACTTTCTGGAGCAATATTTTTAGAACTTTCCTTAAGAGAGAGTATCTCTATAGTTGACAAAAAAGTAGTTGACTGTAAGTTAAAAACCGCATAA
- a CDS encoding nitrilase-related carbon-nitrogen hydrolase, whose product MKNFSSTTKQGFNINKINPLWFLAIGVATMTLTHMTFSIEVMAWVSSVPFLIYLSFTKGWKSRLTFFLALVLAWSFVVTKIISDPIPLAMVILYSIPISIFHLPGYLIWSKFKNQKYALFLFPAIMIIMEWIQYTFTPLASWGVAAYTMHDNVSLIQTVSLFGMAGLSFLIYWVNVSITNIIIKRKTAISTFQLPLIMLFIFIFFGSIRYDMSKANGSDTITVAAVGTDSKASGLPLPTGVRTEQTKTALFKRTRTAAEGGAKIISWNEAAIFIMPEVEKEWINSIKELAAELNITLVASYVLPISQSPLRYENKYQFIDSSGNIIHTYLKHQPVPGEPAVQGKSPLKVADIKGTKVAAAICYDYDFPYLAKGYEELGADIVFVPSSDWRGIDPLHTEMAAFRAVEQGHSVLRSTRFGLSAAITPYGEMVSQMSSFDKNDKIMYATLPTKRVTTLYAIIKDVIVYLSFGFLVFFTIISIRLKNTKHSI is encoded by the coding sequence ATGAAGAACTTTTCAAGTACCACCAAACAAGGATTTAATATCAATAAAATTAATCCACTATGGTTTCTCGCAATTGGAGTAGCTACCATGACCTTAACTCACATGACCTTTAGTATTGAAGTCATGGCTTGGGTTTCAAGTGTTCCATTTTTAATTTATCTAAGTTTCACAAAAGGCTGGAAGTCAAGATTAACCTTTTTTCTCGCTTTGGTTTTGGCTTGGTCCTTTGTTGTAACAAAGATTATTAGCGATCCAATTCCACTGGCGATGGTAATTCTTTACTCGATTCCAATTAGTATATTTCACCTGCCTGGTTACTTAATCTGGAGTAAATTTAAAAATCAAAAATACGCGCTGTTTTTATTTCCTGCTATTATGATCATAATGGAATGGATTCAATACACCTTTACACCTCTTGCCAGTTGGGGAGTAGCTGCATATACCATGCACGATAATGTATCGCTTATTCAAACAGTATCGCTGTTTGGTATGGCTGGTCTAAGCTTTCTGATTTATTGGGTTAACGTCTCAATTACCAATATTATCATCAAACGAAAAACAGCTATCTCAACATTTCAGCTTCCGTTAATTATGTTGTTTATTTTCATTTTTTTTGGCTCCATTCGATACGATATGAGCAAAGCAAATGGCAGTGATACTATAACCGTAGCAGCAGTTGGAACAGACTCGAAGGCAAGTGGTTTACCATTGCCAACTGGGGTAAGAACTGAACAGACTAAAACCGCATTATTTAAACGAACCAGAACTGCAGCGGAAGGTGGTGCTAAAATAATATCGTGGAACGAAGCTGCTATATTTATAATGCCAGAAGTTGAGAAGGAATGGATTAACTCTATTAAAGAACTAGCTGCTGAACTCAATATCACTTTGGTCGCTTCTTATGTGTTACCGATTTCACAATCTCCTTTGAGGTATGAGAACAAGTATCAGTTTATCGATTCGTCAGGAAACATTATACATACATATCTCAAGCATCAACCTGTACCTGGAGAACCTGCAGTGCAGGGAAAGTCACCTTTAAAAGTTGCTGATATAAAAGGAACAAAAGTAGCAGCCGCAATTTGCTATGATTATGATTTTCCATATCTGGCAAAAGGATATGAGGAATTAGGAGCTGATATAGTTTTTGTTCCATCTAGTGATTGGAGGGGTATTGACCCTTTGCATACTGAAATGGCTGCATTTAGAGCTGTCGAACAAGGCCATTCTGTTCTGCGTTCAACACGATTTGGTCTTTCAGCTGCAATAACACCTTATGGTGAGATGGTTTCACAAATGAGCAGTTTTGATAAAAATGATAAAATTATGTATGCAACATTACCCACTAAACGTGTTACTACATTATATGCTATTATTAAAGATGTTATTGTTTATCTGTCCTTTGGTTTTTTAGTGTTTTTTACAATAATTTCAATACGATTAAAAAATACAAAACATTCTATTTAA
- a CDS encoding Crp/Fnr family transcriptional regulator encodes MNFNQIKENTKSIINKFSSVSDRSLDLVSKLIEIEVYEKGDVFIDKGKNNNSEYFVFEGICRSFLLNPDGEEVTISFFLDDGVLSPNKTRTANQISQLNFQALTKITLASFNADKFEQLMINHIDIREFGNMVLQNELLTKVEKEIGLASFTAKERLIFFREKYHFLENLISHVDIASYLGITNVSLSRLRKDLTS; translated from the coding sequence ATGAATTTTAATCAGATAAAAGAAAACACTAAATCCATAATTAACAAATTTTCCTCTGTATCGGATAGATCTCTAGATCTAGTTAGCAAATTGATAGAAATTGAAGTTTATGAAAAGGGGGATGTTTTTATTGATAAAGGAAAAAATAATAATAGCGAATATTTTGTCTTTGAAGGTATATGCCGTAGTTTTTTATTAAATCCAGATGGAGAAGAAGTAACAATCTCTTTTTTTCTTGATGATGGAGTGCTCTCTCCAAATAAAACTAGAACAGCTAATCAAATATCTCAACTCAACTTTCAAGCGCTTACAAAGATAACCTTAGCCAGTTTCAACGCAGACAAGTTTGAGCAGCTGATGATAAATCACATTGACATCCGTGAGTTTGGAAATATGGTTTTACAAAATGAACTCCTTACAAAAGTTGAAAAAGAAATTGGTCTAGCTTCATTCACTGCCAAAGAAAGACTCATTTTTTTTAGAGAAAAATATCACTTTTTAGAAAACCTTATCTCCCACGTAGATATTGCATCATATTTAGGTATTACAAATGTATCTTTAAGCAGACTTCGTAAAGATCTTACATCATAA
- a CDS encoding serine hydrolase domain-containing protein: protein MNLSIKAFFFTFITLSTLSSLSQNTNKELFNRIDTYLEASLTNGFSGVVLVSKKGEVILSKGYGWADRKNKIPNSPATVFNIGSVTKQFTASAILKLVEQGKIKTSDKISSYFTQTPIDKSDITIHQLLTHTSGISNRTGGFRYDEASKEQFLNEFFVSELQSKPGTKHQYANANYIMLTVILESVSGQTYNAFLKEHLFEPAQMKSTGYKSINFNTERLAHGYYYNRDDEQWADWGTTQQHLPYTNNHWYSIGKGDIHSTIEDLYNWHVALKNTVVLTSKTRKIQETPYVAENDKMTSYYGYGWVISKSDRDSKIVAHNGSNGLYFADFVRFIDDDVVVIYITNTFLGSESENVARHIGKMIFNTNYTPTPISKNIYELIHEFMKTNPPTNAEKLPDFLQKELNNEFNDHAILNRLGYSRLKKEDKPAWALELFKLNVKLFPKDGNLWDSLGEAYLKYDKKEEAIKSYTKAVELGSEGSIKILNELLKKN, encoded by the coding sequence ATGAATTTATCTATTAAAGCATTTTTTTTTACTTTCATAACTCTTTCAACATTAAGCTCTTTATCTCAAAACACTAATAAAGAGCTCTTTAATAGAATTGACACTTATTTGGAGGCAAGCTTAACAAATGGCTTTTCTGGAGTTGTTTTAGTTTCTAAAAAAGGGGAAGTTATTTTGTCTAAAGGATACGGATGGGCAGATCGTAAGAATAAAATCCCCAACTCACCAGCAACAGTTTTTAATATTGGTTCTGTAACCAAACAATTTACTGCATCAGCTATTTTAAAATTGGTAGAACAAGGAAAAATTAAAACATCAGATAAAATAAGTTCCTATTTTACTCAGACACCTATTGATAAAAGCGATATAACGATTCATCAATTATTAACACATACATCAGGAATTTCCAATAGAACTGGTGGTTTTAGATATGACGAAGCTAGTAAAGAACAGTTTCTAAATGAATTTTTTGTATCAGAATTACAATCAAAACCTGGAACAAAACATCAATACGCAAATGCCAACTATATTATGTTAACGGTTATATTAGAATCGGTTTCAGGACAAACCTATAATGCTTTTCTAAAGGAACATCTATTTGAACCTGCTCAAATGAAAAGTACAGGATATAAAAGCATCAACTTTAACACAGAAAGACTTGCACATGGCTACTACTATAATAGAGATGATGAGCAATGGGCAGATTGGGGAACAACCCAACAACATCTACCTTATACTAATAACCATTGGTATAGTATAGGTAAAGGCGATATTCATTCTACCATTGAAGATTTATATAACTGGCATGTTGCTTTAAAAAACACTGTCGTTTTAACATCAAAAACTAGAAAAATCCAAGAAACACCTTATGTAGCCGAGAATGATAAAATGACATCGTATTATGGTTATGGCTGGGTAATATCTAAAAGTGATAGAGACTCTAAAATCGTTGCTCATAATGGCAGCAATGGATTATATTTTGCAGATTTTGTGAGATTTATAGACGATGATGTAGTTGTTATCTACATCACAAATACGTTTTTAGGAAGTGAATCAGAAAACGTCGCTAGACATATAGGGAAAATGATTTTTAATACAAATTATACCCCTACCCCAATTTCAAAAAACATTTATGAATTGATTCATGAATTTATGAAAACCAATCCACCTACAAATGCAGAAAAATTACCAGATTTTTTACAGAAAGAACTTAATAATGAATTTAACGACCATGCAATATTAAATCGGCTAGGATATAGCAGATTGAAAAAAGAAGACAAACCTGCTTGGGCATTAGAATTATTTAAACTGAATGTGAAATTATTTCCTAAAGATGGCAATTTATGGGATTCGCTTGGTGAAGCTTACTTAAAATATGATAAAAAAGAAGAAGCTATAAAGAGTTATACAAAAGCTGTAGAATTAGGTAGTGAAGGGTCAATAAAAATATTGAATGAATTGTTAAAAAAAAACTAA
- a CDS encoding DUF4386 domain-containing protein, with the protein MIYNNAQKEIQKQAKVVGFTYLVTTLIGFINNFLVKPGLHNTETLLASEFQFRIGVMLDLSMYSLVMWMAVALYQLTKFVNKNRALVGFVFRTAEAIMGFVILLVYLAPLIILKKAEYYQFNDDNLHSLASVFFNIYSMGSNLHLILMSIGAVIFMTLLLSVAYIPKWLGYWGVFTYVTVFLGFSLQILLPEFPIKFLMIVMAPGALFELIFGIWLLVKGVNQSTVK; encoded by the coding sequence ATGATTTATAATAACGCACAAAAAGAAATACAGAAGCAGGCCAAAGTTGTAGGGTTCACCTATTTGGTAACAACTCTAATTGGTTTTATAAATAATTTTTTGGTAAAACCTGGCTTACATAATACTGAAACATTGCTGGCATCTGAATTTCAATTTAGAATAGGTGTGATGTTAGATTTATCAATGTATTCCCTTGTCATGTGGATGGCTGTAGCACTTTATCAGCTCACAAAGTTTGTTAACAAAAATCGAGCGCTAGTCGGTTTTGTTTTTAGAACAGCGGAGGCGATTATGGGTTTTGTTATTCTACTAGTCTATTTAGCTCCTCTAATCATTTTAAAGAAAGCAGAATACTATCAGTTTAATGATGATAATCTTCATTCATTGGCCTCTGTATTTTTTAACATATACAGTATGGGCTCGAATCTTCACCTTATATTAATGAGTATTGGGGCTGTTATTTTTATGACTTTACTGCTATCTGTTGCCTACATTCCTAAATGGCTGGGTTATTGGGGAGTATTCACCTACGTTACCGTATTCTTAGGCTTTTCATTACAAATACTATTGCCAGAATTTCCTATCAAGTTTCTGATGATAGTGATGGCTCCTGGTGCGTTGTTCGAATTAATATTTGGAATATGGCTTTTGGTAAAAGGAGTAAATCAAAGCACTGTAAAATAA
- a CDS encoding LytTR family transcriptional regulator DNA-binding domain-containing protein produces MDNIKFIESDGNYVTFKAVNRSILARYKVYEVLELLPKKYFMRIHRSYIIAFKHIETVKKML; encoded by the coding sequence ATTGATAATATTAAATTTATAGAAAGCGATGGTAATTATGTGACGTTTAAAGCTGTAAATAGATCTATTTTGGCTCGTTATAAAGTATATGAAGTACTAGAATTGCTTCCAAAAAAGTATTTTATGAGAATTCATCGATCTTATATCATAGCTTTCAAACATATAGAAACTGTAAAAAAAATGCTGTAA